The following coding sequences lie in one Brevibacterium marinum genomic window:
- a CDS encoding peptide MFS transporter, producing the protein MSKSQIDDPAEPASSADTSTAQRTQPIGLFTLSSIEMWERFSFYGLQVILAYYIYYSAGDGGLGLTEGEALAITGAYGGAVYLGQPLGAWFADRLVPARTMVMAGGVIIMFGHIGLAVIPGIPGLLIGLALITVGTGALTPNAYAMVGRLYKEQSPRRDAGYAIFYTGILVGALFGPLATGYLQVELGFHYGFGAAAVGMAIGLVTYFLGRNTVPAEARIVPNPVSSPGKWKAAGFGVAVAALVAVLASTGLMSTGNLNNYVLGTILIIAVVYFVTMLRSKNVTADERMKVKAFIPLFITGAIFWTMILQLFTTFAVYADSRVELNIGSYSMPAAYISTFEVIAGIIAGPIIAAYGQKLANRPNRRVPSTTSKLAFGFVLMTLTFGLFAIFPLIFSGLIPLAVVIAGMFVMGITEVMYAPIGMSMASQLSPVAFNSQMMALWGLTTAAGASLSGFMGQLYSASNEVGFFALMTVISLLTAVFLFAIRSPLRRLGVA; encoded by the coding sequence ATGTCCAAATCTCAGATTGACGACCCCGCGGAACCGGCCAGCTCGGCGGATACGAGTACCGCGCAGCGAACGCAACCGATCGGACTCTTCACCCTCTCGTCGATCGAAATGTGGGAGCGCTTCAGCTTCTATGGACTCCAGGTGATCCTCGCCTATTACATCTACTACTCCGCCGGCGACGGGGGCCTGGGCCTGACTGAAGGTGAAGCATTGGCGATCACTGGTGCCTATGGCGGTGCTGTCTACCTCGGGCAACCTCTCGGTGCATGGTTCGCCGACCGGCTGGTGCCGGCACGGACCATGGTGATGGCAGGAGGCGTCATCATCATGTTTGGGCATATCGGCCTCGCAGTAATCCCGGGCATCCCTGGTCTTCTCATTGGGTTGGCACTCATCACCGTCGGCACCGGTGCCCTGACACCAAACGCTTATGCCATGGTCGGTCGCCTCTACAAGGAACAGTCACCTCGGCGGGATGCGGGGTATGCGATCTTCTACACCGGCATCCTCGTCGGTGCGCTATTCGGCCCCCTGGCCACGGGGTATCTCCAGGTTGAACTCGGATTCCATTACGGTTTCGGTGCTGCTGCAGTCGGCATGGCAATCGGGCTCGTCACCTATTTCCTCGGCCGCAACACCGTGCCCGCGGAAGCACGGATCGTCCCGAATCCGGTGAGTTCGCCGGGTAAGTGGAAAGCTGCAGGATTCGGCGTCGCAGTGGCTGCCCTCGTCGCCGTGCTAGCCAGCACAGGGCTCATGTCGACTGGAAATCTCAACAACTACGTGCTCGGTACGATCCTCATCATTGCCGTGGTGTATTTCGTGACCATGCTGCGATCAAAGAACGTGACCGCGGACGAGCGGATGAAGGTCAAAGCCTTCATCCCGCTCTTCATCACCGGCGCGATCTTCTGGACGATGATCCTTCAGCTGTTCACCACATTCGCCGTCTATGCCGATTCACGGGTGGAGTTGAATATCGGCAGCTACTCGATGCCCGCCGCCTATATCAGCACCTTCGAAGTCATCGCCGGCATCATTGCTGGGCCGATCATCGCCGCATACGGGCAGAAGCTGGCGAACCGACCCAACCGTCGCGTGCCGAGCACGACCTCGAAGCTCGCATTCGGCTTCGTGCTGATGACTCTGACGTTTGGGCTCTTCGCAATCTTCCCATTGATCTTCTCCGGGCTGATTCCGCTCGCGGTCGTCATCGCCGGCATGTTCGTCATGGGCATCACCGAAGTGATGTACGCCCCGATCGGTATGTCTATGGCCTCTCAGCTGTCCCCGGTCGCCTTCAATTCTCAGATGATGGCCCTGTGGGGGCTGACCACAGCCGCCGGTGCCAGCCTGTCGGGTTTCATGGGGCAGCTGTATTCCGCCTCCAACGAAGTCGGGTTCTTTGCCCTGATGACCGTGATCAGTCTGCTCACAGCCGTCTTCCTCTTCGCAATCCGAAGCCCACTGCGCCGCCTCGGCGTCGCCTGA
- a CDS encoding amidohydrolase, with translation MRHLATFDDSNSAPTLITANMIRTVDDTVREASALLIAGGRILHVGTESDAEAAATERGLDPVRLDFPQATIVPGFVDPHAHPLMYGQLHTWIDVSPSVATTIPEIIEVLRRESAKLPLDVPIRGYGYEQRNLAERRHPTRHELDEVARDREVYIMNASGHGGVVNTFTFEKFGVTRDTPNPEGGEFFRNSDGELTGELSDAACNVLTGLDGVKIGHHGPNFHLGDEAKEHQRQLDIVQREFLTGGVTAIGDAQVSKREFAAYLEMADRGGLQMRVSMYFLSHLLDAVLDLGLTGPFGNAFLSAAGIKLYADGTLGGWTAYFPDGYVGDPCRTGQLYHSPEEYTGLVSQAHAAGLQTATHAQSPIAIKMVVDAIEAALRKRPDSDARHRIEHCGLPDPAEVTRMAELGIRPVNQTQHYYNWGEGVEQAIGTPGERFNPLGEFRDADVPITLSSDAPVAEPRPLEAIQTAVTRVTRRGHKLGPDALRISAELALRAHTLEGAITLGRENEFGSLSVGKRADFTVLGADLMTVAEDEIAATPVLETWVDGVLRLRASDISGPTQEGARA, from the coding sequence GTGCGCCATCTGGCCACCTTCGACGACAGCAATTCCGCACCCACCCTTATCACTGCGAACATGATTCGCACCGTCGATGACACCGTCCGCGAAGCCTCGGCGCTGCTCATCGCCGGAGGGCGGATACTCCACGTGGGGACTGAGTCCGACGCCGAGGCGGCCGCCACCGAACGTGGTCTCGATCCCGTCCGTCTCGACTTCCCCCAAGCAACGATCGTGCCGGGGTTCGTCGATCCGCATGCCCATCCGCTGATGTACGGCCAGTTGCACACCTGGATCGATGTCTCCCCGAGCGTGGCGACGACGATCCCAGAGATCATTGAGGTTCTGCGACGGGAATCAGCGAAACTTCCCTTAGATGTGCCCATCCGCGGGTACGGTTACGAGCAGCGCAACCTCGCTGAGCGCCGGCATCCTACCCGGCACGAACTCGACGAGGTCGCTCGCGACCGTGAGGTCTACATCATGAATGCCTCGGGTCACGGCGGTGTGGTCAACACATTCACGTTCGAGAAGTTCGGCGTCACCCGTGACACTCCGAATCCAGAGGGAGGCGAGTTCTTCCGCAACTCGGACGGGGAGCTGACCGGTGAACTCTCGGACGCGGCCTGCAACGTCCTCACCGGGCTCGACGGGGTCAAGATCGGACATCACGGGCCGAACTTCCACCTCGGCGACGAAGCGAAGGAACATCAGCGGCAACTCGACATCGTGCAGCGCGAATTTCTCACAGGCGGCGTGACCGCGATCGGGGATGCACAGGTCTCGAAACGCGAGTTCGCCGCTTACCTTGAAATGGCCGACAGAGGCGGGCTCCAGATGCGAGTGTCCATGTACTTCCTCTCCCACCTTCTTGACGCTGTGCTCGACCTCGGCCTCACCGGACCCTTCGGCAACGCCTTCCTGTCTGCTGCGGGAATCAAGCTCTATGCCGACGGAACCCTGGGAGGATGGACCGCCTATTTCCCCGACGGGTACGTCGGCGATCCCTGTCGGACCGGGCAGCTCTACCACTCGCCGGAGGAGTACACCGGACTTGTGAGTCAAGCACACGCCGCCGGTCTGCAGACGGCCACGCATGCGCAGTCGCCGATCGCCATCAAGATGGTTGTCGACGCCATCGAAGCCGCATTACGAAAGCGGCCCGACTCGGATGCGCGCCACCGGATCGAACACTGTGGGCTCCCCGACCCAGCCGAAGTGACACGGATGGCCGAACTGGGAATCAGGCCGGTCAACCAGACCCAGCACTATTACAACTGGGGCGAAGGAGTCGAACAGGCCATCGGCACCCCCGGGGAACGATTCAACCCGCTCGGCGAATTCCGTGACGCCGACGTGCCCATCACGCTGTCCTCGGACGCTCCGGTCGCCGAGCCCCGACCGCTCGAAGCCATCCAGACCGCGGTGACTCGGGTGACCAGGCGCGGGCACAAGCTTGGACCGGACGCACTGCGGATCTCTGCCGAGTTGGCCCTGCGAGCACACACGCTCGAAGGAGCGATCACCTTAGGTCGGGAGAACGAATTCGGGTCGCTGAGCGTCGGCAAACGAGCAGACTTCACGGTACTCGGTGCCGACCTCATGACCGTTGCGGAAGACGAGATCGCTGCCACTCCTGTGCTCGAGACCTGGGTCGATGGGGTGCTTCGGCTTCGAGCGAGCGATATTTCGGGACCAACACAGGAAGGTGCGCGTGCATGA
- a CDS encoding amidohydrolase, translating into MNAKATAQDWIDEHLEQLLDWHTHIWELAEPAWREYDSQAWYVQRLREEGFDVEDGSGGMPTAFSARWSHGSGPTLLTYAEYDAVPGNSQAATTREEPRGDLSRFAPGHTDPHSALGISTLAGLLATKHAMITHGITGTLLYTGEPAEKMHGSKVVHGLRGYYDDADAIVSFHPFYMLPLCNTARWDTQCGAYYSKVYSFICDEPETWQLSSADPHSPIPASHSAARAPGANLSLMQMLLSSRSMLDAMLPATGGWSFSDAILTDGQATADNLPQRVARIQFSWRTPDIEMAEHILAVLDRNAQAAAMMGHCEVEDRWVARSRPGRTNHVLAQALYDNLAEVGPPVYGPEAVALAQEVQRSLDVEAGDRPFLPETERLIEPQEAERLLREQMPAWQRNWTSDDYVEMSHYAPLVRFYVSRPALAPAAGAGPYPAWVMNALGGMRETIAPTILTAGRTVAGTFLDLLTNPDILDEARTEFESRTAADPMPALLPVDFVPPIDLPWPDYRLERRSGERWW; encoded by the coding sequence ATGAATGCGAAGGCAACAGCTCAGGACTGGATCGACGAACATCTCGAACAGCTCCTCGACTGGCATACCCATATCTGGGAACTGGCGGAACCGGCCTGGCGGGAATATGACTCCCAGGCCTGGTACGTGCAACGGCTGCGGGAGGAGGGCTTCGACGTCGAAGACGGGTCAGGTGGAATGCCAACGGCCTTCAGCGCGCGTTGGTCCCACGGTTCAGGGCCCACTCTGCTCACCTACGCCGAGTACGATGCCGTGCCCGGTAACTCGCAGGCCGCAACGACTCGGGAGGAACCGCGGGGCGACTTGTCCCGATTCGCTCCCGGGCACACGGACCCGCATTCGGCGCTGGGCATCTCCACTCTCGCCGGGCTGTTGGCGACCAAGCATGCGATGATCACCCATGGGATCACCGGGACGCTCCTCTACACGGGGGAACCGGCGGAGAAGATGCATGGATCGAAGGTCGTCCACGGACTGCGAGGCTACTACGACGACGCAGACGCAATCGTGTCCTTCCACCCCTTCTACATGCTCCCGCTGTGCAACACGGCCCGCTGGGACACCCAATGCGGGGCCTACTACAGCAAGGTCTATTCCTTCATCTGCGATGAGCCGGAGACCTGGCAGCTGTCCAGCGCTGATCCGCATTCGCCCATCCCGGCCTCGCATTCGGCGGCTCGGGCGCCGGGCGCGAATCTGTCGCTCATGCAGATGCTCTTATCGTCACGATCGATGCTTGACGCAATGCTGCCGGCCACCGGAGGCTGGAGCTTCTCCGACGCGATCCTCACCGACGGCCAGGCGACAGCGGACAATCTGCCCCAGCGAGTCGCGCGCATCCAGTTCTCCTGGCGGACACCGGACATCGAAATGGCCGAGCACATCCTGGCCGTCCTTGATCGCAATGCTCAGGCGGCAGCGATGATGGGCCACTGCGAAGTCGAAGACCGCTGGGTGGCCAGGAGCCGGCCGGGACGGACGAACCATGTCCTCGCACAGGCACTGTACGACAACCTCGCCGAGGTGGGGCCTCCGGTCTACGGCCCCGAGGCAGTGGCGCTCGCCCAAGAGGTGCAGCGCAGCCTCGACGTCGAGGCCGGTGACCGACCGTTCTTGCCCGAGACAGAACGGCTCATCGAACCGCAGGAGGCCGAGCGGCTGCTGCGCGAACAGATGCCGGCGTGGCAGCGAAACTGGACGAGCGACGACTATGTGGAGATGAGCCACTACGCGCCCCTCGTACGCTTCTACGTTTCCCGGCCGGCGCTCGCCCCGGCGGCGGGGGCCGGGCCGTATCCCGCGTGGGTGATGAACGCGCTGGGTGGAATGCGCGAGACGATCGCACCGACGATTCTCACTGCCGGCAGGACCGTCGCCGGAACGTTCCTCGATCTGCTGACCAACCCTGACATCCTCGACGAAGCGAGGACCGAATTCGAGTCGCGAACTGCAGCTGATCCGATGCCGGCGCTGCTGCCGGTAGACTTCGTTCCACCGATCGACCTTCCGTGGCCGGACTACCGACTGGAGCGGCGAAGCGGCGAGCGTTGGTGGTGA
- a CDS encoding amidohydrolase: MPTADRVYRGGTIHTMDPTRPTADAVAIHDGTIIAMGETDCAAVTGAATEVVDLSGRTLIPGFHDSHAHPVLGGLGMAECNLDNIHGYQPYLDRIAEYAEEHPDDKWVLGSGWYGDVFTDGFPHRRDLDSVVSDRPAAFTSHDAHGTWVNTRALEVAGITRKTPDPDGGRIVKDTDGNPTGLLFESAAELVTGLFPSVTSADVERALRNSQKYFHSLGVVGWQDAGVGVLTGSPHDSFHPYVSIAENGGFVSKVTAALWWDRAVPYAQQIETIKERRAAIQGVDGDRRRGGLQATVVKIMLDGVCENLTGALKRSYRGHDHEHGLLMFDAAELKEIVSGLEANDFDVHIHAVGDQALKLAVDALTQNDGPSPERRHQVAHLDIADPAELARMAEAGIIANVQPLWARRDSVLVDTKLPLLQEDQQSHHFIFASMRDAGVRLSFGSDWPVSSPDPIWGMHVAVNRTAPHNDPHGQDDVAQNEPLLGEEKITVGQALRGYTLDAAYANGYDDVSGSVEVGKSADFAILDRDPFEVDSVDLGDIVVETTVSAGVVVYQRA, encoded by the coding sequence ATGCCGACTGCCGACCGTGTCTACCGAGGCGGAACCATCCACACCATGGATCCCACGAGGCCCACCGCAGACGCCGTCGCCATCCACGACGGAACGATCATCGCTATGGGGGAGACCGACTGTGCAGCGGTGACCGGCGCCGCCACCGAGGTGGTCGACCTGTCCGGTCGCACCCTCATCCCAGGATTCCATGACTCTCACGCCCACCCCGTCCTCGGTGGGTTGGGCATGGCGGAATGCAACCTCGACAACATCCACGGCTACCAGCCCTATCTCGATCGCATTGCCGAGTACGCCGAGGAGCACCCGGACGACAAGTGGGTGCTCGGGTCCGGCTGGTACGGGGATGTGTTCACCGATGGCTTTCCTCATCGCCGCGACCTCGACTCCGTCGTCAGCGACCGTCCTGCCGCCTTTACCAGCCACGACGCTCACGGCACCTGGGTCAACACTCGCGCCCTCGAGGTCGCCGGAATCACCCGGAAGACACCAGATCCCGATGGAGGGCGCATCGTCAAGGACACCGACGGCAACCCGACAGGGCTACTGTTCGAATCCGCAGCGGAACTCGTGACGGGGCTGTTTCCGTCAGTCACCTCGGCAGACGTGGAACGGGCACTGCGCAACTCACAGAAGTACTTCCATTCGCTAGGGGTCGTCGGCTGGCAGGACGCCGGCGTCGGAGTCCTCACCGGCTCCCCGCATGACTCCTTCCACCCGTACGTTTCGATTGCTGAGAACGGCGGTTTCGTCAGCAAGGTCACGGCCGCCCTGTGGTGGGACCGTGCCGTGCCCTATGCCCAGCAGATCGAGACAATCAAGGAACGACGAGCCGCGATCCAGGGGGTCGACGGTGATCGTCGCCGAGGCGGTCTGCAGGCCACGGTCGTCAAGATCATGCTCGACGGTGTGTGTGAGAATCTCACCGGTGCTCTCAAACGCTCCTACCGCGGTCACGATCACGAACATGGATTGCTGATGTTCGACGCCGCGGAGCTCAAGGAGATCGTCAGCGGTCTTGAAGCCAACGACTTCGACGTCCACATCCATGCCGTGGGTGACCAGGCGCTCAAGCTCGCTGTCGACGCACTCACCCAGAATGATGGACCCTCGCCGGAGCGCCGCCACCAGGTTGCCCACCTCGACATTGCCGACCCCGCCGAGCTGGCCCGGATGGCCGAGGCCGGAATCATCGCCAATGTGCAACCCTTGTGGGCCAGGCGTGACTCCGTCCTCGTCGACACCAAACTGCCGCTGCTCCAGGAGGATCAGCAGTCCCACCATTTCATCTTCGCCTCAATGCGCGATGCCGGGGTCCGGCTCTCCTTCGGCAGTGATTGGCCGGTCTCGAGCCCCGATCCGATCTGGGGTATGCACGTGGCAGTCAACCGGACGGCACCGCACAACGATCCCCACGGCCAGGACGATGTCGCACAGAACGAGCCGCTGCTCGGCGAGGAGAAGATCACCGTCGGGCAGGCGCTGCGTGGGTACACGCTCGATGCCGCTTATGCCAATGGTTATGACGACGTGTCCGGCAGCGTCGAGGTCGGCAAGTCAGCGGATTTCGCAATCCTCGACCGGGACCCGTTTGAGGTTGATTCGGTGGACCTGGGAGATATCGTCGTCGAAACAACGGTCTCCGCGGGAGTGGTTGTTTACCAGCGGGCTTGA
- a CDS encoding DUF2891 family protein yields the protein MTSPDDLVHPFAEVALTNITREYPFAAHHVARGLADIVPASEKNPAFANSFDWHSSVHMHYLLASLLGTDAARRAEWRDEAIEILASHLSEPNMRAEADFLRDNPSWERPYGWAWAVELNRVLHASEIAELRALGKNTQVLADAVFDLVLEWLPKVAEPVRHGVHSNTAFALRRILIGARTLDRRDVVAAIAEAAHRFYVEDEVWNFRQERSGHDFLSPGLCEADLMTEVLMEDELATWLPDFLSELSTESPALTPLKVLDPVDGQQSHLYGLGLSVAASVMRLAPRLQRISGEQDGVELADQAKGMMSRVDVLLSPGLDASVSDEYMSSHWLATFAWEALQLRASAAM from the coding sequence ATGACATCCCCTGATGACCTCGTCCACCCCTTCGCCGAGGTGGCCCTGACTAACATCACCCGTGAGTATCCGTTCGCCGCCCACCATGTCGCGCGCGGCCTGGCCGACATCGTGCCGGCCAGTGAGAAGAACCCGGCCTTCGCAAATTCCTTCGACTGGCACTCGAGCGTGCACATGCACTACCTGTTGGCATCGCTTCTGGGCACCGATGCGGCCCGTCGTGCGGAATGGCGCGACGAAGCCATCGAGATCCTCGCCTCCCACCTCAGCGAGCCGAACATGCGCGCCGAGGCGGACTTTCTCCGTGACAATCCAAGCTGGGAGCGGCCATATGGTTGGGCGTGGGCGGTCGAACTCAATCGAGTTCTCCACGCCAGTGAGATCGCTGAGCTGCGAGCGCTTGGCAAGAATACCCAGGTCCTCGCCGACGCCGTCTTCGACCTGGTGCTCGAATGGCTGCCGAAGGTCGCCGAGCCGGTGCGCCACGGGGTGCACTCGAACACGGCGTTCGCACTGCGTCGCATCCTTATCGGCGCCCGCACCCTTGACCGACGTGATGTCGTCGCCGCCATCGCCGAGGCTGCCCACCGTTTCTATGTCGAGGACGAAGTGTGGAACTTCCGTCAGGAGCGCAGCGGCCACGACTTCCTCTCCCCCGGACTGTGCGAAGCCGACCTCATGACCGAGGTTCTCATGGAAGACGAGCTGGCAACATGGTTGCCGGACTTCCTTTCCGAGCTGTCCACTGAATCGCCGGCGCTGACCCCGCTGAAGGTTCTCGACCCCGTCGATGGACAGCAGAGCCACCTCTACGGTCTCGGCCTGTCGGTGGCAGCATCGGTCATGAGATTGGCACCACGTTTGCAACGCATCAGTGGGGAGCAGGACGGCGTTGAGCTTGCCGACCAAGCGAAAGGAATGATGAGTCGGGTCGACGTGCTCTTGTCACCTGGACTGGATGCATCAGTGTCCGACGAGTACATGTCCTCGCACTGGCTGGCCACGTTCGCCTGGGAGGCGCTGCAGCTCCGTGCCTCCGCCGCCATGTGA
- the hutH gene encoding histidine ammonia-lyase has translation MKEYEINSQEYVTIRPDGFTVDDLHRIARRRHHVYLSDDSRRGIRESRRVVDDLLRQNAIVYGITTGVGDNSKIRIGREESAQLQLSLVRSHASGVGEPLSADETRAVMAMMVRNLSLGYSGIREEVVDLLLSMLNEDILPRVPRKGSLGYLSYQAHIASVLIGEGIAGVDGSEVSGAEALERRGLRPIALQAKEGLSLLNGTCDMVALGGLAVHDAVSLLKSADIASAVSVDGLRGNLSAFDTRIGAVKKHKGVGTTAENLRTLLQGSSLGEASSQDKVQDALSVRSIPQVHGAAKDMIRFVKSVVEDEMNSATDNPLVFAEDEMSLSSSNCHGESVAMALDMLAVALTELSSISERRTFRLTSAHHSGLPPFLSPNPGTDSGYMIPQYTAAALVSDNKRLAQPASVDSIPSAAGQEDHVSMGTSSALKSLEVIENVSQVVAIEFLCACQALELISSDPIGRGVAAAYDSIRAVVPRLESDRPVHRDIEAIHSMIVGEEIIDAVELIVSTLRTV, from the coding sequence GTGAAGGAGTACGAGATCAACTCGCAAGAATATGTGACCATCAGACCAGATGGGTTCACCGTCGATGACCTGCATCGTATCGCCCGACGTCGACACCATGTGTACCTTTCGGACGATTCGCGCAGAGGGATTCGTGAGTCCCGTCGGGTCGTCGACGATCTGCTGCGCCAGAACGCAATTGTCTATGGAATCACGACCGGTGTCGGCGATAACAGCAAGATCCGAATTGGTCGGGAAGAATCTGCCCAACTGCAGCTGAGTCTTGTCCGCAGCCACGCCAGTGGAGTGGGGGAGCCTCTCTCCGCGGACGAAACGCGCGCCGTGATGGCAATGATGGTTCGGAACTTATCGCTGGGGTACTCCGGGATCAGGGAAGAAGTCGTGGACTTGCTTCTCAGTATGTTGAATGAGGATATTCTACCGCGAGTGCCGCGAAAGGGCTCGCTCGGGTACCTGTCGTACCAGGCTCATATCGCGTCTGTTCTGATCGGTGAAGGCATCGCAGGGGTGGACGGTTCGGAGGTCTCCGGCGCAGAGGCACTCGAACGCCGGGGTCTGAGACCGATTGCCTTGCAGGCGAAAGAGGGGCTGAGCCTGCTGAATGGCACCTGCGATATGGTCGCCCTGGGAGGCCTTGCCGTCCATGATGCGGTGTCGCTGCTGAAATCTGCAGACATCGCAAGCGCCGTCTCAGTCGACGGGCTTCGCGGGAATCTCTCGGCGTTCGATACTCGCATAGGCGCGGTGAAGAAGCACAAGGGCGTCGGGACGACAGCCGAGAACCTGCGAACACTGTTGCAGGGAAGCAGCCTGGGCGAAGCGAGTTCGCAGGACAAGGTGCAGGACGCTCTGAGTGTGAGGTCGATTCCGCAGGTACATGGTGCTGCCAAGGACATGATTCGATTCGTGAAGTCCGTGGTCGAGGACGAAATGAACTCAGCGACAGATAACCCACTGGTATTCGCTGAGGACGAGATGTCTTTGTCGTCGTCGAACTGTCATGGTGAGTCAGTGGCGATGGCTTTGGACATGCTTGCTGTAGCTCTCACAGAGCTGTCCAGCATTTCGGAACGGCGCACATTCCGGTTGACCTCTGCTCATCACAGTGGACTTCCTCCATTCCTTTCTCCGAACCCGGGCACCGATTCGGGGTACATGATTCCTCAGTACACTGCCGCTGCCTTGGTCTCTGATAACAAGCGATTGGCGCAGCCTGCCTCAGTGGACTCCATCCCGTCGGCAGCGGGTCAAGAGGACCACGTGAGCATGGGCACCTCTTCCGCGCTCAAAAGTCTGGAGGTGATCGAGAACGTCTCTCAGGTGGTCGCCATCGAGTTTCTGTGTGCCTGCCAGGCACTGGAGCTCATTTCATCTGACCCCATCGGCCGAGGCGTGGCTGCTGCGTACGACTCGATTCGCGCGGTGGTTCCGAGGCTCGAGAGCGATCGACCGGTCCACAGAGATATCGAAGCGATACATTCAATGATCGTCGGTGAAGAGATCATTGATGCTGTGGAGCTGATCGTGAGCACTTTGCGCACGGTTTGA
- a CDS encoding BCCT family transporter gives MNNKKMRWGVFAPMAVLLVATAVLGIAAPQWFYNIQSTVVGFAFSNFGWLFSLTVFVLIFVCLYVGFSKFGKIKIGGDGAKPTLSKWQWFAISLTSGIGTGILFWGTAEPLTHFMDPPAALGLEPGSEQAATFSIAAVTMQWTVAPYALYVICGIAIGYAHYNKGMPYAVSSALYPIFGKRALGGIGTVVDNVCMFAIAGAMSAILGEGVLQIGSGVSHYTDIVNGPTLWAAIAILITITYILSSYTGLQKGIKFLAEQNTRLFLLLLVFVLVVGPTAYIMTIGTQGTGKYLSDFAEMHLWFSPMDGESWPRDWPIFEWALWGANAPLIGMFIARVSYGRTIREFVTINLLLPAAFGAFWFWVFGGAAMYFDWKGEGKLWDIINGEGGVPLSLFAFLDELPLSLLFGILMLIAIFISFTTLADSLTTTMSSLTTTGNDLKNPEPPPMVKIFWGGLIGLLAILTVTAGTGGEISGIDAVKQTATLAGFPVLFLIILISFSALRYLRTDTKVIDAAEDDDRTGAPHLES, from the coding sequence ATGAACAATAAGAAGATGCGGTGGGGAGTATTCGCCCCGATGGCGGTCCTGCTGGTCGCCACCGCGGTCCTGGGTATCGCAGCCCCTCAGTGGTTCTACAACATACAGTCGACGGTGGTGGGATTCGCCTTCAGCAACTTCGGCTGGCTGTTCAGTCTGACCGTTTTCGTGTTGATCTTCGTCTGTCTGTATGTGGGCTTCTCGAAGTTCGGAAAGATCAAAATCGGTGGCGACGGAGCCAAACCGACTTTGTCGAAATGGCAATGGTTCGCGATCTCTCTGACCAGTGGCATCGGTACTGGCATTCTGTTCTGGGGGACGGCTGAACCGCTGACCCATTTCATGGACCCGCCGGCTGCGCTCGGGCTGGAGCCAGGATCTGAGCAGGCAGCAACCTTTTCGATTGCGGCCGTGACGATGCAGTGGACGGTTGCCCCATATGCCTTGTATGTCATCTGCGGAATCGCAATCGGATACGCACATTACAACAAGGGCATGCCCTACGCAGTCAGCTCTGCGCTGTACCCCATCTTCGGGAAGCGAGCGCTCGGGGGCATCGGAACCGTTGTCGACAATGTCTGCATGTTCGCCATTGCAGGTGCCATGTCCGCGATCCTCGGTGAAGGGGTACTGCAGATCGGCAGCGGCGTCTCGCACTATACGGACATCGTCAATGGCCCCACTCTGTGGGCGGCCATCGCCATTCTCATCACCATCACCTACATTCTGTCGAGCTACACCGGACTCCAAAAGGGAATCAAGTTCCTTGCGGAGCAGAACACCCGGCTTTTTCTCTTGCTTCTGGTCTTCGTGCTCGTGGTCGGACCGACTGCCTACATCATGACCATCGGCACTCAAGGCACCGGAAAATACCTTTCAGACTTCGCGGAGATGCATCTGTGGTTCAGCCCGATGGACGGCGAATCCTGGCCACGTGATTGGCCGATCTTCGAATGGGCTCTCTGGGGTGCCAACGCCCCTCTGATCGGAATGTTCATCGCTCGAGTGTCCTATGGGCGCACGATCCGTGAGTTCGTCACAATCAACCTTCTGCTGCCGGCCGCATTCGGAGCTTTCTGGTTCTGGGTGTTCGGAGGCGCGGCCATGTACTTCGATTGGAAGGGCGAAGGCAAACTATGGGACATCATCAACGGTGAAGGTGGTGTGCCGCTGTCATTGTTCGCCTTCTTGGATGAGCTTCCGCTGTCCCTGCTCTTCGGCATCCTCATGTTGATTGCGATCTTCATTTCGTTCACCACCCTGGCAGATTCGCTGACCACGACCATGTCGTCGTTGACCACCACCGGCAACGATCTCAAGAATCCGGAGCCACCGCCTATGGTGAAGATCTTCTGGGGCGGGTTGATCGGTCTTCTGGCAATTCTTACCGTGACGGCCGGAACCGGGGGAGAGATTTCGGGGATCGACGCGGTCAAACAGACCGCGACCCTAGCAGGCTTCCCAGTCTTGTTCCTGATCATCCTCATCTCGTTCTCTGCCCTCAGATACCTCCGCACGGATACGAAGGTCATAGATGCCGCCGAGGACGATGATAGGACCGGAGCACCCCACCTGGAGAGTTGA